TGAAAAAGTGTCTTTAGGTGTAAAAAACTCTTTTACATTTTGTGTAGAACTAAAAGTATATTCGTATATTCATATTACGGGATGCAGACGATCACATATATGTTAGTTTACTATATAACACACACAAAAACCACacaaaactgcaaaaaaaaaaaaaaaaaaaagagcaaccTAATTAAAAATCAGAATAACTGTAGCATAAAAAGCATTTCACTGAACAATCCACCCACCGATGGGGTCTACTATTCTGATCTACATATATTCAAATGGATATAGTCTTGTGCAGAGGGCGAGCCCGCTTCCATGGCAGAACTTCTGTTTATGCACTTAAGACTTCCGACTGCTCATCCAAGATTCTTCTGACAATAGCAACGCGATGGACATCCTTACGAACTCGAGCCTCGCAAGAGTTCGTACCTTATGTAAATGCAAGAACTGCTTCATAGAGTAAAGCACAGAGTACACCAGAAAAATAtctctacaaaaatatgtgttattaCTAGTATTCTTTTAAAACGAACTTACAAGTATCTCTTTAAACAGAACTCGAACAAGATCAAGACCCTTCTTGACTTGCTCCCCTAGCCTTACACGTCCTAAGATCGAATACAAGATCTCTAGAACCATTACCTCTTAGCCCTTAGTGTTATTCACTCGCTTACAAGCTTAGCGAACTCCACTCTTATGCTAAGAATACAATTCTCTCGACGACCCTAATCCACAGGTCGAGTATGActatatatacaatacaatCAAGTCGGCTATCCACGCCTATCTACCCAATATTCCCTATTTACCCAAATAAGGTAAGTTCCCTAAAACCTCTCCAAGGCTTTTTAGAAAACTTCCATCCTGAGATCTCCCTTCTCCAAGGTGAATCTCTACAAGCTTGTTCCCCAAGATATCTTCGTATCAACTTAGCCTTGATCCGCAATCCATTCTTCAAGTCGCAATCTTCATCTTGACTTGTTCATCCGCACGTACACTTCTCTGTTGCAGACTCTGCTCCCTTCGATGTTGTACTTGCGTCTGTATCAGAACGTCCATCTGATCTTTGCATCTACAATCTCCCCCTTTTAGCTTTGGATGTCTCTCAAGTACCTGCACAGATCCGCTCAAACAACCACACACATTCGAACATATATATCATGAATAATACGTGCATTAAAATTGACATGAAGGTTCAAAACATGCGAGTTCAAGAGTTAGAGATaaacataaaaccaaaacaccaaaaaccaaTAACATTGTTTTATCTCTCACTCCCCCATAATTAAAAAACgagaaacaaattaaatttttctcCCCCATAATCTAGTTCCCCTGGTCATCCTACTGTTGCGGATCGTCTGCCTCTTCTTCTCCCCCTGCTTGAGAGCATACATAGTTAAAATTCATAAAGATCAGAGTAAATAAATAACCAGATAGAAGACTTACTTGGGAACAGCATGCTTGCAATCTGTCCCACGACGCTCGTCAGAGTCTGCATCGCAGTTGCAAGTTGTTGAATTGCTTCCGAGGTCGTATCTATCGGTTGCCCTGGAGATGCAACTAATCCGAGGTGAATGATCTGGAACTTTCCAGCAGCCCGCGGAGACTGTCTTGGTGGCACATACCCAGAAGGATCAGTCCTCTCAGATCGAGGAGTGCTTGGAGGTGGTCCAGAAGTAGGTGCTGCAGTTGATGTTGATGCAGATTTCCCTTTCTTCTTGGTCTGCTTCTGAGCCTTCTTCTCAGCCTCTCGTGCTTCCTTTTTATTATTGAGATACTTTTCGCCCTGACGAGGGTCCTTCTTATATGGAATCACAGCCACAAGTTTCTCTCTTGGTCTTCGCTGCACCATGTGCTGCATCTAAAGCACACCATAGATAGTACGAGGAAATATCAACCACCTCGTGTCCTTCTTTTCTCCCTCTTTTTTGAATAACTCCGAGGTTAAGAACTTGATTGTAGACCAACACTCCTATGTCAACACAGACTCCATGAAACATCTTATAGACAAGTTTTGCACGATCAATGGACACGGCATTTTTGTTAGACGAAGGTACCCAAATTGTATGCTGCAAGGACTAGAAGCGCAGCTTTACATAGAGACAGAGAACTTGTCGTGAGGTTCTTCATCTCCCGTGTTCCCTCGGTCAGGAAGTCAGCGAGCTCATCACTATTAACTTCATCCATGGTTTCCTCTACTTCTAGCTCATCTCCCTGAAGTGGTGAAACATCAAAGTATTGATCAATCATAGCTGGAGAAAATTCATACTTTTGCCCTCGTACTGTCACTATGACTTCTGATCCTCTAGTCATCTCACCAGGCAAGGCTGCATAGAATTCCTTCACGATCTCAGAAATGTAACCTCCTAGACCTGTGACAGTCTTCTCCAGTTGCCCTTTCTTGATTATACTCATATAGCCCCATGTGTCTTCCGAGCTCAGATCCACAGAATGTTATGGAATAATCTCTCTAGAGGCAAAACTTGCATACCTTTGCTCTGCGAGCCGTTCTGCACCTGAAGTTGTTTTGGCCTTTCTTTGAGATTTGATTCATGAGGCAGAGGTTTTCCTGGTTGATTTTCTCACAGGATTGCTCTGGGTTGCTGATGATGGAGCTttcctctttttctctttctccttaACACTGACTGGTGGTTCCATGTTCTCAGCATCAACTTCCTCAGCTTCTTCTGAGTCAGTGTTCTCTgagtcatcttcttcctcagatTCACCTGAGGAGACTTTGATTGCTTTTCCTCGATTCTCTTTGGAGGCCTTAGTTGTATCAGCTCCCTGTGGAATCGTCTCAGAGGTTTCTTTACTCCTTCCCTCCTTcacgttcttcttcttccttgttaaTCTCACTGGTTCTGACTTAGCATCTGACTCAGAATCCAGTTGTTCGGCTGCGGTATGAAGATCTTCGGATAGGGGTTGAGACATCTGACTCTGTTGTGGCGTCGTTTTCTCCTCATCATCAGAGTAGTCTACGAGATTCAATGGTGGTGGATTTGAATATTTACCGGCGGCGGAGGTGCTTTTGTTCATCAACATGATTTCTGGAGAGATAAAGAGagagtttttcttttgaaagttttttgagttttgagagCAAAGAGAGTTATCAGAGAGATAAGTTGGCGTGTAGGGTTTATCAAGGGGTAATCATTTCTTTTTTGGTACATTACCCCATGATCTCCTAGATATTCGCCATATTTCCCACTCTCTCCAAAATGGaagtttttaaatttcaaaaattcgaAATCTTCCATTTAGGCTCACACGATCTCTCTTCCCTTTTTCTCTTATGTCGACACGTATTGCCCACTTATGACTTGATCGGACTGAATCTTCACTGTTCCACTGTGACACTCGATGACATAGACTGGTGATATTAACTCAATGACTTTTCCTGACACAACCACTtagacaaaaaaacatttagtaCATTAAACACACAACCAATGAGAGAACACGTGTCACACAgaataatttttcaattttgagcataaaaagaatttttgttTTACCTTTCCCGTTGGCAACTGTTCGTCGAGTGATCCAGAGGCTGACATAGCTTCTGCTACAGATGCACCCTTCTTCTCTACTAGATCCTCATATGATCATCAGGCTTATTTCATGTCTAGCTTTCGCACAAATATGCCTTTATCATGTCCTGACTCAGTTTTCAACATTTATTCGTCATGAGAGAGCTGGGGTTTGttacttcttttctttttcttgtctttttctttttctttttctcttttcttttccaagAGTTTTCTTGTGCTCCCTTTTTGATGATGGGAGACACATGACATCTTCTTCCCCTTGTTACTTGATTGCTCTCTCGATGCGAAACCTGTACTTTTTGAGATCATGACGGCATATTTGGCAGCTCTTTTCCACTACTCGCTTCTTATGTAAGACAAAACCTGAACTTTGGGTGCCTCTGCATCAGCTCTTCTGTCATCCCCTGTACATTTACACAAACTTGTTACATCTCACAAACCCCAATGGAGTTTCGAAGAGTAACAAAACGGTTAAAAGATCTAAAGGTTTAGTGAAAACATCAGCTAGTTGTAATTCTTTGACAACATGTTCAATCACTACTTGTTGTTCATCGACTAGTTCCCTGATGAAGTGATGTCGAATGTCAATGTGCTTGGTCTTTGAGGGTTGCACCGGATTCTTTGATATGTCGATTGCACTCTTGTTGTCACAGTAGACCAGAAATGATCCAGTATCCATGCTATAGTCAACAGACATTTGCTTCATCCACATCAGCTGTGTGCAGCAACTCCCCATAGCAATGTATTCTGCTTATGAGGTCGACAACGAAACAGAGTTCTGCTTCTTGCTCAACCATGCAACCAGGTTGTTTCCGTGAAAGAAACACCCCCCACTGGTACTCTTTCGATCGTCTACActtccagcccaatctgcatcacagtatccaacaaGATTTCCATTCGATCCCTTTGAGTAGTAAATCCCAAGGTTAAATGTGCCTTTGACATATCGAATGATTCTCTTAGTTGCCTCCAGATGAGACTTCTTTGGCTTTGCTTGGTACCTAGCACATATACTTAGATCTGGTCGACTAGCCGTCAGATAAAGTAGGCTTCCGATCATCCCTCTATACAGCTTTGTGTCCACTGGTTCACCCTCCTCATCTTTGCAACTTTTATTTGTCGAGCTCATTGGAGTTTTTGCCTCCTTGCAGTGATCCAGTTGAAACCTCTTCAGTAGTGCCTTTGCATAGGTACTTTGCGAGATGAAAACACCTTCCTCTGTCTGCTGTATTTGTAGCCCGAGGAAATATTTCAACTCTCCCACCATgctcatctcaaactctttggTCATGTCTCGAGTGAAACCATCTACAAGTTGTTTAGATGTTCCTCCAAAAATGATGTCGTCAACATAGATCTGAACCACCAGAATCCCTGTTTTATTCTTCAGCACAAACATAGTTTTATCGACACTTCCTCTGATGTAGCCTTTGTCAACCAGAAAGTTTGTCAACCTTTCATACCATGCTCGAGGTGCTTGCTTCAACCCGTATAGAGCTTTGTTGAGTTTGTACACATACTCAGGATTAGTTGCGTCTTCAAAACCCTTTGGCTGATGTACATATACTTCTTCAGACAGTATCCCATTCAGAAATGCACTCTTAACATCCATTTGGTACACTGTGAAGTTCATGATGCATGCCATTCTAATGAACAGTCTGATAGACTGCAATCTAGCCACTGGAGCAAATGTTTCTTCAAAATCAGCTCCCTCGATTTGCGAATACCCCTGAGCTACTAATCTTGCTTTGTTTCTGACCACAATTCCATTCTCATCAATCTTGTTCTTGAAGATCCACTTAGTCCCAACTATGTGACCATCAGATgtcttcttcaccatctcccATACATCATTTCCGATGAACTGTTCTAGTTCCTCCTGCATGGCTTGAATCCAGAACTCATCCGAAAGTGCTTCGGTGTAGTCTTTTGGTTCAATATTTGAGACAAAGCATGCTGACTGCACCATTTCTCTGAAGTTGATCTTCACACCTCTTGTTCTTCTCCCTTCATTCCCGTTCCCAATGACATCTCTAGATGAGTGATTTTTGTGAATGTTTGGAGTGATCGTCTCCTGAGTCAATTATGAGGGAGTTGTTGTGTCATTCGTTGATTCAGTTGATGGGTTCTTTGATGCATCCGATGGCATAGCTTTCTTCTGTTCCTCATCGTTTTCCCATTCCAGTGCTGTGACATCATCGAACACAACATTTACTGACTCCATGAT
This Brassica napus cultivar Da-Ae chromosome C6, Da-Ae, whole genome shotgun sequence DNA region includes the following protein-coding sequences:
- the LOC106369911 gene encoding protein FAM133-like, producing MLMNKSTSAAGKYSNPPPLNLVDYSDDEEKTTPQQSQMSQPLSEDLHTAAEQLDSESDAKSEPVRLTRKKKNVKEGRSKETSETIPQGADTTKASKENRGKAIKVSSGESEEEDDSENTDSEEAEEVDAENMEPPVSVKEKEKKRKAPSSATQSNPVRKSTRKTSAS